The DNA region ATCCTCGCCGCGGCGCTTGCGATCACGGCAGCCACCTGGTGGTTCGTGCCGGATGGACTGATCTTCTTCGGCATCCTGCATGCCATGGCGCTCGGCAGCCTGGTGGGTCTGGTTTTCCTGCGCCTGCCGGTGATCGTCACGCTTGCAGTCGCACTTTGCGCCATGGTGCTGCCGAACGTCTATCGCTCGCCGATCTTCGACACGCCGCTTCTGTGGTTTGCCGGTCTCTCGGAACACCTGCCCCGCTCCAACGACTATGTGCCGCTCTTCCCCTGGATCGGAGCGCTTCTGATCGGGATTGCGGTCGCCCGCCTGCTGGTGGACTACAATCTGCTCGCCCGCCTGACGCGCCTGCCGGAAGGCCCCGCCTGGCTGCGCTGGGGCGGAAGGCATTCGCTCACCGTCTACCTGCTGCACCAGCCAGTGCTGATCGCGTTGGTTTTTGCCGCAAGCCAGGTCGTGCCGCCGCCGGCGCCGGATCCGATCGAATCCTATATCGGCAGCTGCGAGCCGGCCTGCCAACAGCAAGGAAATTCTGCCGAGATCTGCAAGGCTTTCTGCGCCTGTACGCTGGACCGTCTGCAGGCCCAGAGCCTGCTGGAACCGCTCCAGTCTGGCGCAATCTTGCCGGATCAGGATGAGCGTATTCTGGCGCTGGCCTCCGAATGCACAGCCAAGATACAGACCACGCCGTAACGGGGAAATTCATCATGAATGCCTACCGTGCGAAGCCCCTGCGTTATCCCTGGCCGCCGTTGATTTACGGTGGCGCCGTGACCCTGGCACTGGCCGCCGAACGGCTGGTTGTGCCGCTCCCGCTCTCGTCACCGAGCCCCGTCCTGCTGCCGATCGCCGGCTTTGCGCTCGCGCTTCTCGCCGTCAGCCTCGACATATGGGCGGTGAAGACGCTCCTGGAGCGGCAGACGGCCGTACTCGGCACGGGCTGCGCCCGACATCTCGTCACCTGCGGTCCCTTCCGCTTCACGCGCAACCCGATTTATCTCGGCTACACGCTGCTGACACTCTCGATCGGGTTGATCAGCGCCAGCGCCTGGTTCCTGCCGGCCGCGATCCTGGCCGCCCTCACCGCCCAATGGGCGGTGATCCGTTGCGAGGAACAGCACCTCGAACAGCGGTTCGGCTTCGACTACGAATGTTATTGCAAGCGCACCCGACGGTGGATCTGAACAAATGCGAGAGGAGGCCTAGAAGAGCTGTCTCAGCTGCCGACGCCGATTTCGACGAGGCGGGTCAGACAGGCTTCTTCGGCCTGATCAAGTTCCGTCAGAGTCTCGTCGATATCACGGCGCTTCTGGCGCAGGTCTTCGCGCTTCTCGTCGATCTTCTTCATCATCAGCTTGAGCTGGCCGATTTCGCCCGGCGGCTCCTTGTAGACGTGGACGATTTCGCGGATCTCGTTGATGGTGAAGCCGATGCGCCGGCCGCGCAGAATTTCCTGCAACAGACGCCTGTCCGCAGCACGGTATAGGCGCGTGCGACCGCGCCGCTCCGGATGAATGAGGCCTTCGTCTTCGTAGAATCGGAGCGTGCGCGTGGAAACGCCGAATTCACGCGTCAGCTCTGTTATGCTATAATACTTCTTCACGTCCGGTTCGTCCCTGTGCGTCGGGACATAATATTGACTTTTACGTACAAGTCAATTTTTGCGACAGTTACATGAACCACCAGGTGGCAAGACCGAGGAACGAGAAGAAGCCGGTGATGTCGGTGACGGTGGTGACGAAGACGGCAGAGGCCACGGCCGGATCGGTGCCGATGCGGTCCAGCAACAGCGGAATGAGGATCCCGGCAATCGCCGCCGCCATCATGTTGATCAGCATGGCGGCTGCGATGATGCCGCCGATATTGGGGTCGTGAAACCAGAAACCGGCAACGATCCCGATCAGCACGCCGAAGATCATGCCGTTCAGAAGCCCGACACCTGCTTCGCGTCGCACGACCCGGACGGCATTGTGAATGTCGAGATTGCGGGTGGCGAGCGCCCGCACCGTGACCGTCATGGTCTGCGAGCCCGCGTTTCCGCCCATGCCGGCCACGATCGGCATCAGGACGGCGAGCGCCACGATCTGCTCGATCGTCGCCTCGAACAGCGAGATCACGGAGGCCGCGAGGATCGCCGTCACCAGATTGACCGCGAGCCACGGCACCCGCGAGCGCGAGGTCTCAGCCACGCTGTCCGAGAGTTCTTCGTCGCCAACGCCGCCGAGGCGCAGCAAGTCCTCCTCCGCCTCTTCCTGGATGACGTCGACCACGTCGTCGATGGTCAGCACGCCGACGAGCCGGTCGTTTTCGTCGACGACGGCGGCCGACAGAAGGTCGTATTGTTCGAAGAGCTGCGCCGCCTCTTCCTGGTCCATTTCGGCCGGGATCGGGTGGTTGGTCTCGTGCATGATGCTCTCGATCTTCACCTGGCGCTTGGTGCGCAGGATCGCATCGAGCTTGACGGCGCCGAGCAGTTTGAAGGTGGGATCGATGACGAAGATCTGCGTGAAGTTTTCCGGCAGCTCTTCTTCCTCACGCATGTAGTCGATCGTCTGGCCGACCGTCCAGAACGGCGGCACGGCGACGAATTCCGTCTGCATGCGCCGGCCGGCCGAGCTTTCGGGATAATCCAGTGCCCGCCGCAGGCGCACCCGTTCGGTGAACGGCAACTGGGCGAGGATTTCCTCGCGGTCATCGTCGTCGAGGTCTTCGAGAATGTAGACGGCGTCGTCCGAATCGAGATCGCCGATCGCGGCTGCGATCTGCTCGTTCGGCATCTGGTCGACGATCTGCATGCGGATCGCTTCGTCGACCTCGGTCAGCGCCGTCATGTCGAAATCGTCGCCGAGCAGGCGCACGAGGGCGACGCGCTGGTCCGGCTGGATCGCCTCGATCAGGTGACCGAGTTCCGATTCGTGCAGCTTGGCCACATGCTGGCGCAGGAACAGCACATCACGATCGGCAATCGCTGCGCCGACCATGGTCAGGAACTCGTGGCGGATATAGCCTTCGTCGTCGTAGATGTCGGCCTGAACCTCTTCGGCCACCGGGCGGTCGAGGATGTCCTCTTCGGTCTCTGTCATCTGCCCGCCCTCGCCTGCCCTGAAGCCCTGGTTCGCTGCCCCGGAGAATGGCGGCAAAAATCCTCATGTCAACAATCGGATAGCGCGATACCGCAATGCCTGTTCAAAGCTGCGTGCATGCTGCTACCCTGATTTTATTGCCCGGTCCAGCCTACCGGGCAGAGCCGTCTCCAGAAAGCCTGAGCCCCGTGACCCTGCTGACCATCTGCCGTTATCCGGACCCCGCCCTCAAAACACTCTGCACACCGGTAGCCGACTTTGACGCGGCACTGGTTTGCCTGCTCGACGATCTCGATCAGACGATGAAGGCCGCCCCCGGCGTCGGCATCAC from Rhizobium glycinendophyticum includes:
- a CDS encoding MerR family transcriptional regulator codes for the protein MKKYYSITELTREFGVSTRTLRFYEDEGLIHPERRGRTRLYRAADRRLLQEILRGRRIGFTINEIREIVHVYKEPPGEIGQLKLMMKKIDEKREDLRQKRRDIDETLTELDQAEEACLTRLVEIGVGS
- a CDS encoding methyltransferase family protein, with the translated sequence MNAYRAKPLRYPWPPLIYGGAVTLALAAERLVVPLPLSSPSPVLLPIAGFALALLAVSLDIWAVKTLLERQTAVLGTGCARHLVTCGPFRFTRNPIYLGYTLLTLSIGLISASAWFLPAAILAALTAQWAVIRCEEQHLEQRFGFDYECYCKRTRRWI
- the mgtE gene encoding magnesium transporter, whose translation is MTETEEDILDRPVAEEVQADIYDDEGYIRHEFLTMVGAAIADRDVLFLRQHVAKLHESELGHLIEAIQPDQRVALVRLLGDDFDMTALTEVDEAIRMQIVDQMPNEQIAAAIGDLDSDDAVYILEDLDDDDREEILAQLPFTERVRLRRALDYPESSAGRRMQTEFVAVPPFWTVGQTIDYMREEEELPENFTQIFVIDPTFKLLGAVKLDAILRTKRQVKIESIMHETNHPIPAEMDQEEAAQLFEQYDLLSAAVVDENDRLVGVLTIDDVVDVIQEEAEEDLLRLGGVGDEELSDSVAETSRSRVPWLAVNLVTAILAASVISLFEATIEQIVALAVLMPIVAGMGGNAGSQTMTVTVRALATRNLDIHNAVRVVRREAGVGLLNGMIFGVLIGIVAGFWFHDPNIGGIIAAAMLINMMAAAIAGILIPLLLDRIGTDPAVASAVFVTTVTDITGFFSFLGLATWWFM
- a CDS encoding DUF1624 domain-containing protein; this translates as MPDSIPDNAQTSPEITRARPRLLWLDAFRGLALIAMASYHFSWDLEFFGYLAPGTSTEGFLRFYARSIASTFLFLAGFSLVLAHYPKLRVEAFLRRFAVILAAALAITAATWWFVPDGLIFFGILHAMALGSLVGLVFLRLPVIVTLAVALCAMVLPNVYRSPIFDTPLLWFAGLSEHLPRSNDYVPLFPWIGALLIGIAVARLLVDYNLLARLTRLPEGPAWLRWGGRHSLTVYLLHQPVLIALVFAASQVVPPPAPDPIESYIGSCEPACQQQGNSAEICKAFCACTLDRLQAQSLLEPLQSGAILPDQDERILALASECTAKIQTTP